One genomic region from Nocardia vinacea encodes:
- a CDS encoding lysophospholipid acyltransferase family protein produces MVFDAPPAESTAHAWMPSSPCGPGCIDPVDEIGTARVVGRLLGVAGLLVSFPIVNVVTPRGMREHLQRRYARTVLSCLGIRLRIVDNRAGHPADANGSAAAESRQARFAEPGAGLLIVAGHIGWTDVVVLAAVQPLGFVARADMLDWPLLGGLAKLMRVIPIERERLRELPGVVASLGDRLTSGDRIAVFPEGTTWCGRAYGTMRPALFQAAVDTGTSVQPVRLRYLDAHGTQSTIPGFVGDDSFGTSAKRVLRSRGMVAEVVLEPVENPGLDRRDLARRCEQAVRGADLSRHGVIEASEWIEATATRVQDPESAEAQQPRRPSRRLRPFRRRGFGHQVAESTPAVSTD; encoded by the coding sequence ATGGTGTTCGACGCGCCGCCCGCAGAGAGCACCGCGCACGCGTGGATGCCGTCGAGCCCGTGTGGGCCCGGCTGCATCGATCCGGTCGACGAGATCGGCACCGCCCGGGTTGTCGGCCGTCTGCTCGGCGTGGCCGGGCTGCTGGTCAGCTTTCCGATCGTCAACGTCGTCACGCCGCGCGGCATGCGCGAACACCTGCAGCGGCGTTATGCGCGAACCGTCCTGAGCTGTTTGGGGATTCGGCTGCGCATTGTCGATAACCGCGCGGGGCACCCGGCCGATGCAAACGGATCCGCTGCTGCCGAGTCGAGGCAGGCGCGTTTCGCCGAACCCGGCGCGGGGTTGCTGATCGTCGCCGGTCATATCGGCTGGACCGATGTGGTCGTGCTGGCCGCAGTGCAGCCGCTCGGTTTCGTGGCCCGCGCCGATATGCTCGATTGGCCGCTGCTCGGCGGTCTGGCGAAGCTGATGCGGGTCATCCCGATCGAACGCGAACGCCTGCGCGAACTACCGGGCGTGGTGGCGAGCCTCGGTGACCGCTTGACGTCGGGGGATCGGATCGCGGTCTTCCCCGAGGGCACCACATGGTGCGGCCGCGCCTACGGCACCATGCGACCCGCGCTCTTCCAGGCGGCGGTGGACACCGGAACATCGGTGCAGCCGGTGCGTCTGCGGTATCTGGACGCGCACGGCACCCAATCGACCATTCCCGGATTCGTCGGTGACGACAGCTTCGGCACCTCGGCGAAGCGGGTCCTGCGCTCGCGCGGCATGGTCGCCGAGGTGGTGCTCGAGCCGGTGGAGAATCCCGGACTCGATCGCCGTGATCTGGCTCGCCGCTGCGAACAGGCGGTACGCGGCGCGGACCTGTCGCGTCACGGCGTCATCGAGGCATCGGAGTGGATCGAGGCGACGGCCACCCGGGTGCAGGATCCGGAGTCGGCCGAGGCACAGCAGCCGCGGCGGCCATCGCGGCGGTTGCGACCGTTCCGCCGCAGGGGCTTCGGCCACCAGGTTGCCGAGAGCACGCCAGCGGTGTCGACAGACTGA
- a CDS encoding GNAT family N-acetyltransferase: MTISSVLTAPARSTDSGEERSRYSLVVSSDSEHRLAAQRLRYGVFASEPGFQIPDNGTGLDADRFDEYCDHLLVRDDRTEEFVGCYRMLPPDKVIAAGGYYTATEFDLSQLDPEGNRIVEMGRACVVPDHRNGSVLTLMWAGILHYIQLTGYEWVMGCVSVPMQDTSADPPGVNVRGVRDMLLGRHGSDPERRVHPRNPVVVDGLTLDEMTPPARPKLPPLLRGYLRLGAEICGEPAHDPDFAVADFVALLGLDTINTRYLNRLQDAANALDGGR; encoded by the coding sequence ATGACTATTTCGTCCGTGTTGACAGCCCCGGCTCGATCGACGGACTCCGGGGAGGAACGGTCGCGCTACTCGCTGGTCGTTTCCTCCGATTCGGAGCACCGCCTGGCCGCACAGCGGCTGCGCTACGGCGTCTTCGCCAGCGAGCCCGGCTTCCAGATCCCCGATAACGGAACCGGGCTCGACGCGGACCGGTTCGACGAGTACTGCGACCACCTGTTGGTTCGCGACGACCGGACCGAGGAATTCGTCGGGTGCTACCGAATGCTGCCGCCGGACAAGGTGATCGCGGCGGGCGGTTACTACACAGCCACGGAATTCGATCTGTCCCAACTCGATCCGGAGGGCAATCGGATCGTGGAGATGGGCCGCGCCTGCGTGGTCCCCGACCATCGCAACGGTTCGGTGCTGACGCTGATGTGGGCGGGCATCCTGCACTACATCCAGCTCACCGGATACGAGTGGGTGATGGGCTGCGTATCGGTGCCGATGCAGGACACTTCCGCCGACCCGCCCGGGGTGAACGTGCGCGGCGTGCGGGACATGCTGCTGGGCCGACATGGATCCGATCCGGAGCGGCGCGTGCATCCGCGCAACCCGGTGGTCGTCGACGGACTGACGCTGGACGAGATGACCCCACCCGCGCGCCCGAAGCTCCCGCCGCTGCTGCGTGGTTACTTGCGCCTGGGCGCGGAGATCTGCGGTGAACCGGCGCACGATCCGGATTTCGCCGTCGCCGACTTCGTCGCGCTGCTGGGTCTGGACACGATCAACACCCGCTACCTCAACCGATTACAAGACGCCGCCAATGCACTCGACGGGGGACGGTGA
- a CDS encoding NAD(P)/FAD-dependent oxidoreductase, protein MEHADVVIVGSGFGGLAAAKQLAKSGINYVLISSTPEHLFQPLLYQVATGVLASHEIAPPIASVLRRHREADVRLGKVIAIDVDNAVLTYEHDGERTQIRYGSLIAATGASQSYFGRDDFADKTFSLKTIDDAKLLRAQIERVFTEAKGADAETRKRLLSFVVVGAGATGVEVAGQLKELAKRHYHQEVSVTLVEGAGEVLPPFGGGLSEYAKASLTKSGVEVLLGTFVTDIEYGKVTVKDKQGIERRIAAETVVWSAGVQAGGFAQILAEATGCETDRAGRLLINPDLTVGGHADIYAIGDMTSLNGYPGQSPVAMQEGRHAADIIRHKKLPGTPFKYWDKGSMAVISRFSAVVKLNEHITFRGVIAWTMWLAVHLLYLVGFRNRFAAVASWLVAFIGTGRPGFDEVEQTPDLVGLPARDAA, encoded by the coding sequence ATGGAACACGCAGATGTTGTCATCGTTGGATCGGGATTCGGGGGGCTTGCCGCCGCTAAGCAGTTGGCCAAATCGGGCATCAATTACGTTCTTATCTCGAGTACTCCGGAGCATCTCTTCCAGCCGTTGCTCTACCAGGTCGCGACAGGTGTGCTGGCGTCGCACGAGATCGCCCCGCCGATCGCCTCGGTGCTGCGCAGGCATAGAGAGGCCGATGTCCGGCTCGGCAAGGTCATCGCCATCGACGTCGACAACGCGGTGCTCACCTACGAGCACGACGGCGAGCGCACACAGATCCGCTACGGCTCGCTGATCGCCGCCACCGGCGCCTCGCAGTCGTATTTCGGGCGCGACGATTTCGCCGATAAGACGTTCTCGCTCAAGACCATCGACGATGCGAAGCTGCTGCGCGCACAGATCGAACGCGTCTTCACCGAGGCCAAGGGCGCGGATGCGGAGACCCGCAAGCGACTGCTGAGCTTCGTGGTGGTCGGCGCGGGCGCGACCGGTGTCGAGGTCGCCGGTCAGCTGAAGGAACTCGCGAAACGGCACTACCACCAAGAAGTTTCGGTGACCCTGGTCGAGGGTGCGGGCGAGGTGCTGCCGCCCTTCGGTGGCGGACTCTCGGAATACGCGAAGGCATCGCTGACCAAGAGCGGTGTCGAGGTGCTGCTCGGCACCTTCGTGACCGATATCGAATACGGCAAGGTGACCGTCAAGGACAAGCAGGGCATCGAGCGCCGGATCGCGGCCGAGACGGTGGTCTGGTCGGCGGGTGTGCAGGCGGGCGGGTTCGCACAGATCCTGGCGGAGGCAACCGGCTGCGAAACCGACCGCGCCGGAAGGCTTTTGATCAATCCGGACCTGACCGTCGGCGGACATGCCGATATCTACGCCATCGGCGATATGACCTCGCTCAACGGCTATCCGGGCCAGTCGCCGGTTGCCATGCAGGAGGGCAGGCACGCCGCCGACATCATTCGCCACAAGAAGCTCCCCGGCACTCCGTTCAAGTACTGGGACAAGGGCAGCATGGCGGTGATCAGCCGGTTCAGCGCGGTGGTGAAACTCAACGAGCACATCACCTTCCGCGGCGTCATCGCGTGGACCATGTGGCTCGCGGTGCACCTGCTGTACCTGGTCGGGTTCCGCAACCGTTTCGCCGCCGTGGCCTCGTGGCTCGTCGCCTTCATCGGCACGGGTCGCCCCGGTTTCGACGAGGTGGAGCAGACGCCGGACCTGGTCGGTCTGCCGGCGCGCGACGCGGCCTGA
- a CDS encoding LysR family transcriptional regulator: MELRQLTYFVAVCEELSFSRAAARCYISQSAISHQIARLERDLGVVLFERSTRAVVPTDATMRLLPLAKQMLSLESAIRATVRTSGHRIRLAANMSFATRSLSAIAGARAAHPDAEIEFVIKPFRQRITAVADGDCDLALIRGSVDEPGLAVEKLWIEDLVIATSAAHPLAPRDQVTLADLSPYPLLLPPEQEQVLLHNVIRAAFADLAAGPTLGPPIPPDHTATMELINRPDAWTVLYADSPTEGLVVLHLAEHRLRIPVSAVLRSDARRSPILTTLLSGLHRR, translated from the coding sequence GTGGAGCTTCGCCAGCTCACCTACTTCGTCGCGGTGTGCGAGGAGCTGAGTTTCAGCCGGGCCGCGGCCCGCTGCTACATCTCCCAATCGGCGATCAGCCATCAGATCGCCCGGTTGGAGCGTGACCTCGGCGTAGTCTTGTTCGAGCGTTCGACCAGGGCCGTTGTGCCGACCGACGCGACCATGCGGCTACTTCCCCTGGCTAAACAGATGCTCAGTCTGGAGTCGGCCATTCGCGCCACCGTGCGCACCTCCGGTCATCGCATCCGGCTGGCCGCGAATATGTCCTTCGCGACCCGATCCCTCTCCGCGATCGCCGGGGCGCGCGCCGCGCATCCGGATGCCGAGATCGAATTCGTCATCAAACCGTTCCGGCAGCGGATCACCGCGGTGGCCGACGGCGACTGCGATCTCGCCCTCATCCGCGGCAGTGTCGACGAGCCCGGTCTCGCGGTGGAGAAGCTGTGGATCGAGGACCTCGTCATCGCCACCTCCGCCGCCCATCCGCTGGCCCCACGCGACCAGGTGACGCTGGCGGACCTGAGCCCGTATCCGCTGCTGCTCCCGCCTGAGCAGGAACAGGTCCTGCTGCACAATGTGATTCGGGCCGCCTTCGCCGATCTGGCCGCGGGCCCCACCCTCGGTCCACCGATTCCACCGGACCACACCGCGACCATGGAGCTGATCAATCGCCCGGACGCCTGGACGGTGCTCTACGCCGACAGCCCGACCGAGGGCCTGGTCGTCCTGCACCTCGCCGAGCACCGACTACGGATCCCGGTCTCCGCTGTCTTGCGCAGCGATGCGCGCCGCTCCCCGATCCTCACCACGCTGCTGTCCGGATTACACCGCCGCTGA
- a CDS encoding ABC transporter permease: MLNSLVVPLMLLSGILLPLSVGPGWLRTIGKVNPFSHTVDAARALFRGDFGASEVYLGTVLTLAVAAVAMLIGARSFTRENA; encoded by the coding sequence GTGCTCAATAGTCTTGTGGTGCCGCTGATGCTGCTGTCCGGCATTCTGCTGCCGTTGAGCGTCGGGCCGGGCTGGTTGCGCACGATCGGCAAGGTGAATCCGTTCTCGCACACCGTCGATGCGGCCAGGGCCCTGTTCCGCGGTGACTTCGGTGCGTCCGAGGTGTACCTCGGGACCGTGCTCACGCTGGCGGTCGCTGCGGTGGCGATGTTGATCGGCGCACGTAGCTTCACCCGCGAGAACGCCTGA
- a CDS encoding electron transfer flavoprotein subunit alpha/FixB family protein → MAEVLVLVEHADGAIKKVSTELLTAASALGEPAAVVTGPAGTGEKLADALAAAGAAKIYIAESDDVENFLVTPKVDVLAGLVESISPAAVIVAATAEGKEVSGRLAARIGSGLLVDVIDVKSDGSVVHSIFGGAFTVDAKATGDVPVISVRPGAVEATAAAGAGEKVTVEVPAQEEGVVKVTSREPIVGGDRPELTEAGIVVSGGRGVGSADNFAVVEALADSLGAAVGASRAAVDSGYYPGQFQVGQTGKTVSPQLYIALGISGAIQHRAGMQTSKTIVAVNKDEEAPIFEIADYGIVGDLFNVAPQLTEAVKAHKG, encoded by the coding sequence ATGGCAGAAGTACTTGTGCTCGTCGAGCACGCCGACGGTGCGATCAAGAAGGTCAGCACCGAACTGCTCACCGCCGCGAGCGCGCTGGGTGAACCCGCCGCCGTCGTGACCGGCCCGGCCGGTACCGGCGAGAAGCTGGCCGACGCGCTGGCCGCCGCGGGCGCCGCGAAGATCTACATCGCCGAATCCGACGATGTCGAGAACTTCCTGGTCACCCCGAAGGTCGACGTGCTCGCCGGTCTGGTCGAGTCGATTTCCCCGGCCGCCGTGATCGTCGCCGCCACCGCCGAGGGCAAGGAGGTGTCGGGCCGCCTCGCCGCGCGCATCGGCTCCGGCCTGCTCGTCGATGTCATCGACGTCAAGTCCGACGGTTCGGTCGTGCACTCCATCTTCGGTGGCGCGTTCACCGTCGACGCCAAGGCCACCGGCGACGTGCCGGTGATCTCGGTGCGTCCGGGCGCCGTCGAGGCCACCGCCGCGGCCGGTGCGGGTGAGAAGGTGACCGTCGAGGTGCCCGCGCAGGAAGAGGGCGTCGTGAAGGTGACCTCCCGCGAGCCGATCGTCGGTGGCGACCGTCCGGAGCTCACCGAGGCGGGCATCGTCGTCTCCGGTGGTCGCGGTGTCGGTTCCGCCGACAACTTCGCGGTCGTCGAGGCGCTGGCCGATTCGCTCGGCGCCGCCGTCGGCGCTTCGCGTGCCGCTGTCGACTCGGGCTACTACCCGGGCCAGTTCCAGGTCGGTCAGACCGGTAAGACGGTCTCCCCGCAGCTCTACATCGCCCTCGGCATCTCCGGCGCCATCCAGCACCGCGCCGGTATGCAGACCTCGAAGACCATCGTCGCGGTCAACAAGGACGAAGAGGCCCCGATCTTCGAGATCGCGGACTACGGCATCGTCGGCGACCTGTTCAATGTCGCCCCGCAGCTGACCGAAGCTGTGAAGGCGCACAAGGGCTAG
- a CDS encoding electron transfer flavoprotein subunit beta/FixA family protein: protein MPNIVVLIKQVPDTWSERKLTDGDFTLDREAADAVLDEINERAVEEALLIKEAQGGEVTVLAAGPDRATEAIRKALSMGADKAIHINDPAIHGSDAVQTAWVLASALGQVEGVELVIAGNEATDGRAGAVPAIIAEYLGLPQLTHLRKLTVDGDKITGERETDEGVFKLEATLPAIVSVTEKINEPRFPSFKGIMAAKKKEVQTFTLADLGVDPSTVGVGNSGTAVTAATPKPPRTAGEKIADEGDGGTKIAAYLVGQKII from the coding sequence ATGCCGAACATCGTCGTACTCATCAAGCAGGTTCCCGACACCTGGTCCGAGCGCAAGCTGACCGACGGTGATTTCACCCTCGATCGCGAAGCCGCCGACGCCGTCCTCGACGAGATCAACGAGCGCGCCGTCGAAGAAGCGCTGCTGATCAAGGAGGCCCAGGGCGGCGAGGTCACCGTGCTGGCCGCCGGTCCGGACCGTGCCACCGAGGCCATCCGCAAGGCGCTGTCCATGGGCGCCGACAAGGCCATCCACATCAACGATCCGGCGATCCACGGCTCTGACGCCGTGCAGACCGCCTGGGTGCTGGCCAGCGCGCTGGGCCAGGTCGAGGGTGTCGAGCTGGTCATCGCGGGCAACGAGGCCACCGACGGTCGCGCCGGCGCCGTGCCCGCGATCATCGCCGAGTACCTGGGCCTGCCGCAGCTGACGCACCTGCGCAAGCTGACCGTCGACGGCGACAAGATTACCGGTGAGCGGGAGACCGACGAGGGCGTGTTCAAGCTGGAGGCCACCCTCCCGGCCATCGTCAGCGTCACCGAGAAGATCAACGAGCCGCGCTTCCCCTCCTTCAAGGGCATCATGGCCGCGAAGAAGAAGGAAGTGCAGACCTTCACGCTGGCCGACCTGGGCGTCGACCCGTCGACCGTCGGTGTCGGCAACTCGGGCACCGCCGTCACCGCGGCCACCCCGAAGCCCCCGCGCACCGCGGGCGAGAAGATCGCGGACGAGGGCGACGGCGGCACCAAGATCGCCGCGTACCTGGTCGGTCAGAAGATCATCTGA
- a CDS encoding class I SAM-dependent methyltransferase, whose translation MSEAVIPAAVGTTPGITPESAVEPLPLTGERTVPGIAEENYWFRRHEIVYARLLEHCAGKTVLEAGSGEGYGANMIADVATKVIGLDYDTSAVEHVRARYPRVEMIQGNLAALPLEDESVDVVVNFQVIEHLWDQGQFIRECLRVLRPGGELLISTPNRITFSPGRDTPLNPFHTRELNAAELTELLVDAGFRVTLMTGVHHGPTLKALDAKHGGSFIDAQIERALAGEPWPAELTADVAAVAIDDFALITEDIDASLDLVAIAVKP comes from the coding sequence ATGAGCGAGGCTGTGATCCCTGCCGCAGTGGGCACCACCCCGGGCATTACTCCCGAGTCGGCCGTGGAGCCGTTGCCGCTGACCGGCGAGCGGACCGTACCCGGCATCGCCGAGGAGAACTACTGGTTCCGTCGGCACGAGATCGTCTACGCACGCCTGCTCGAGCATTGTGCCGGAAAGACGGTGCTGGAGGCCGGATCCGGTGAAGGTTACGGCGCGAACATGATCGCCGATGTGGCCACCAAAGTAATCGGCCTCGACTACGACACCAGCGCGGTCGAGCATGTGCGCGCCCGCTACCCGCGTGTGGAGATGATCCAGGGCAACCTCGCCGCGTTGCCGCTGGAGGACGAGTCGGTCGATGTCGTGGTGAATTTCCAAGTGATCGAACACCTCTGGGACCAGGGCCAGTTCATCCGGGAATGCCTGCGGGTGCTGCGGCCCGGCGGTGAACTGCTGATCAGCACGCCCAATCGGATCACCTTCTCCCCCGGCCGCGATACCCCGCTCAACCCGTTCCACACCCGCGAACTCAACGCCGCCGAACTCACCGAACTGCTCGTCGACGCGGGTTTCCGGGTCACGCTCATGACCGGGGTACACCACGGCCCGACACTGAAGGCATTGGACGCCAAGCACGGTGGCTCGTTCATCGATGCGCAGATCGAGCGCGCGCTGGCCGGGGAGCCGTGGCCCGCCGAGCTGACCGCCGATGTCGCCGCGGTCGCCATCGACGATTTCGCACTGATCACCGAGGACATCGATGCGAGCCTCGACCTGGTCGCCATCGCGGTGAAGCCTTGA
- a CDS encoding glycoside hydrolase family 57 protein yields the protein MSRQAVPGQFTLVLHSHLPWLAHHGRWPVGEEWLYQSWAASYLPVVDALRTLAAEGRSHLLSLGITPVLAAQLDDPHCLAGMHHWLGNWQLRADEAAMAGNIALGRHEHRLAAAALAEFEQHWRHGAAPVWRQLIDAEAIELLGGPLAHPFQPLLHPRLRAFQLSEGLVDARQRWGHTPTGIWAPECGYTPGMETGYAAAGVTHFMVDGPALRGDTTLGRPVRESDVVAFGRDLQVSYRVWSPKSGYPGQSAYRDFHHYDHATGLKPARVTGKTVAGPDKAPYDPELAAGAVVRDVDDFVRTVRERLIEESTRIGRPALVVAAFDTELFGHWWHEGPQWLAQVLRALPEAGVTVGTLADARARGFVGEPVPLADSSWGSGKDWRVWAGDQVKDLVDLNDDIVRLTLDTVDKMRAADGGAALRDPVADQLLREAILTVSSDWAFMVSKDSAAGYARDRAHRHAHAVREIAAAVGAGQVAKAHQLAAGWGAADGFFPSLDARRLAIADRDSA from the coding sequence TTGAGTAGACAAGCAGTTCCCGGCCAGTTCACCCTGGTCCTGCATTCCCATCTGCCATGGCTGGCCCACCACGGCCGCTGGCCGGTCGGCGAGGAATGGCTCTACCAATCCTGGGCCGCCTCTTACCTTCCGGTCGTCGATGCGCTGAGAACCCTTGCCGCGGAAGGCCGTTCACATCTGCTCAGCCTCGGCATCACGCCGGTGCTCGCCGCCCAGTTGGACGATCCGCATTGTCTTGCGGGCATGCATCATTGGCTCGGCAACTGGCAGCTGCGCGCCGACGAGGCCGCGATGGCGGGCAATATCGCACTCGGCAGACATGAGCACCGGCTGGCGGCGGCGGCACTCGCGGAATTCGAACAGCACTGGCGCCACGGCGCGGCGCCGGTCTGGCGGCAGCTCATCGACGCCGAGGCCATCGAACTGCTCGGTGGCCCGCTCGCGCACCCGTTCCAGCCGCTGCTGCACCCGCGACTGCGCGCCTTCCAGCTCAGCGAGGGCCTGGTCGATGCCCGGCAGCGCTGGGGCCACACCCCGACCGGCATCTGGGCGCCCGAATGCGGCTACACCCCCGGCATGGAGACCGGATATGCGGCCGCGGGTGTGACGCATTTCATGGTCGACGGACCCGCACTGCGCGGCGATACCACCCTCGGCCGGCCGGTCCGGGAATCGGACGTGGTGGCCTTCGGGCGTGATCTGCAAGTGAGCTACCGGGTTTGGTCGCCCAAGTCCGGCTATCCGGGGCAGAGCGCCTACCGTGACTTTCATCACTATGACCACGCGACGGGTCTCAAGCCCGCCCGCGTCACCGGCAAGACGGTCGCCGGTCCGGACAAGGCCCCGTACGACCCGGAACTGGCGGCCGGGGCAGTGGTCCGCGATGTCGACGATTTCGTGCGGACCGTGCGCGAACGACTGATCGAGGAATCGACGCGAATCGGACGTCCGGCCCTGGTCGTCGCCGCATTCGATACCGAATTGTTCGGGCACTGGTGGCACGAGGGTCCGCAGTGGCTGGCCCAGGTGCTGAGGGCACTGCCCGAGGCGGGCGTCACCGTCGGCACGCTGGCCGATGCCAGGGCGCGCGGATTCGTCGGCGAGCCGGTGCCGCTGGCCGATTCGTCCTGGGGTTCGGGTAAGGATTGGCGAGTGTGGGCCGGTGACCAGGTGAAAGACCTGGTGGATCTGAACGACGATATTGTCCGGCTCACCCTCGATACGGTCGACAAGATGCGGGCCGCGGACGGCGGTGCCGCACTGCGCGACCCGGTCGCCGATCAACTGCTGCGCGAGGCCATCCTCACCGTCTCCAGCGACTGGGCATTCATGGTCAGCAAGGACTCCGCGGCCGGCTACGCACGCGACCGCGCGCACCGACACGCCCACGCCGTGCGGGAAATCGCGGCCGCCGTAGGGGCGGGCCAAGTCGCCAAAGCACACCAGTTGGCGGCAGGATGGGGAGCGGCCGACGGGTTCTTCCCGAGTTTGGACGCACGGCGGCTGGCGATCGCGGACCGAGACTCCGCCTGA
- a CDS encoding glycosyltransferase family 4 protein → MKILMVSWEYPPVVVGGLGRHVHHLAVELAAAGHEVVVLARRPSGTDSVTHPSHSFIAEGVLVVAVAEDPPCFDFGEDMLAWTLAMGHAMVRAGVALGKPGIGDGWVPDVVHAHDWLVAHPAITLAEYYDVPLVSTIHATEAGRHSGWVSGRVNKQVHSVEWWLANESDALITCSTSMQDEVERLYGPERVPMTVIRNGIDVGAWTFRPRAPRTGPPRLLYVGRLEYEKGVQDAIAALPRIRRAHPGTTLTVAGIGTQFEWLRERARVHRVARAVTFAGQLDHAELLGWLHGADAIVLPSRYEPFGIVALEAAAAGTPLITSTAGGLGEAVIDGVTGASFEPADVDGIVEAVRATLDDPAATQDRAYAARERLTADFAWDVVAAETALVYSSAKRRVRNPLGRPTIIERPLPERDPK, encoded by the coding sequence ATGAAGATCTTGATGGTGTCGTGGGAGTACCCACCGGTTGTGGTCGGTGGGTTGGGCCGCCATGTGCATCACCTGGCGGTCGAACTGGCCGCGGCCGGTCACGAAGTGGTCGTGCTCGCCCGCCGCCCCTCCGGCACCGACTCCGTGACCCACCCCTCCCACTCCTTCATCGCCGAAGGCGTGCTGGTCGTGGCGGTCGCGGAGGATCCGCCGTGCTTCGACTTCGGCGAGGACATGCTCGCCTGGACGCTGGCCATGGGCCACGCGATGGTGCGCGCCGGTGTGGCACTCGGCAAGCCGGGCATCGGCGACGGCTGGGTCCCGGATGTCGTGCACGCGCACGATTGGCTGGTCGCGCATCCGGCGATCACGCTGGCCGAGTACTACGACGTGCCGCTGGTCTCGACCATCCACGCCACCGAGGCCGGGCGGCACAGCGGTTGGGTCTCGGGCCGTGTCAACAAGCAGGTGCATTCGGTCGAGTGGTGGCTGGCCAATGAATCGGATGCGCTGATCACCTGCTCGACCTCCATGCAGGACGAGGTGGAGCGGCTCTACGGGCCCGAGCGGGTGCCGATGACGGTGATCCGCAATGGTATCGATGTGGGCGCGTGGACCTTTCGGCCGCGCGCACCGCGCACCGGTCCGCCGCGTCTGCTCTACGTCGGTCGGCTCGAGTACGAGAAAGGCGTGCAGGATGCGATCGCCGCGCTGCCGCGCATCCGCCGCGCCCACCCCGGCACCACGCTGACCGTCGCCGGTATCGGCACCCAGTTCGAATGGCTGCGCGAACGCGCCCGGGTGCATCGGGTCGCGCGGGCGGTGACCTTCGCCGGTCAGCTCGATCACGCGGAACTGCTCGGCTGGTTGCACGGCGCCGATGCCATCGTGCTGCCGAGCCGCTACGAACCTTTCGGCATCGTCGCACTCGAGGCGGCCGCCGCTGGTACCCCGCTGATCACCTCCACCGCGGGTGGTCTCGGCGAGGCCGTCATCGACGGCGTCACCGGCGCATCCTTCGAACCGGCGGATGTGGACGGCATCGTCGAAGCCGTGCGCGCCACCCTCGACGATCCGGCCGCCACCCAGGACCGCGCCTACGCCGCGCGCGAACGCCTCACCGCCGACTTCGCCTGGGACGTCGTGGCCGCCGAAACCGCACTGGTCTACTCCTCGGCCAAACGCCGCGTCCGCAACCCCCTCGGCCGCCCCACCATCATCGAACGCCCCCTCCCCGAGCGCGATCCGAAGTAG
- a CDS encoding DUF1697 domain-containing protein — MNRYAALLRGIMPTNPNMKGEKLRGVFEGLGFEKVATVLASGNVVFRTADTDIAKLEARIQDALNSELGIPGGTIVRTYDELRDLLDTDPFPGLTHGRGTYLIATFLKQAPPNVAKELREHPEPGVEIVGYDTAARVVLAVIDNTEPRTPNFMARMEKTYSKEITTRTWLTVQKIVKKMES, encoded by the coding sequence ATGAACAGGTACGCGGCGCTGTTGCGCGGGATCATGCCGACGAACCCCAATATGAAGGGGGAGAAGCTGCGCGGGGTGTTCGAGGGGCTCGGATTCGAGAAGGTCGCCACGGTGTTGGCCAGTGGCAATGTGGTCTTCCGTACCGCGGATACCGATATCGCGAAGTTGGAAGCCCGCATCCAGGATGCCCTGAACAGCGAACTCGGAATTCCGGGCGGCACCATCGTGCGCACCTACGACGAACTGCGCGACCTGCTCGACACCGATCCGTTCCCGGGCCTGACCCACGGCCGCGGCACCTACCTCATCGCGACCTTCCTCAAACAGGCGCCGCCGAACGTTGCGAAAGAGCTGCGCGAGCACCCCGAACCCGGCGTCGAGATCGTCGGCTACGACACTGCCGCCCGCGTCGTCCTCGCGGTCATCGACAACACCGAACCCCGCACCCCGAACTTCATGGCCCGGATGGAGAAGACCTACAGCAAGGAAATCACCACCCGCACCTGGCTCACCGTCCAGAAGATCGTCAAGAAGATGGAGAGCTAG